The genomic region TATTCTGTTTGGGTCTTCACAAGGAGTTACTGATGGACCCTAACCTTCTTGCGCAACTCAAGCAACTAGAATTGCGCCTCAAGCCCTCCCGAGCCTTATCGATGTTGGGTCGACACGAGCTTCGTCATCGTGGCCGAAGCCTTGAATTTGCTGGCTATCGTGAGTATCGGCCTGGAGATGACCTGCGAGAATTGGACTGGAAACTTCTGGGCCGTACCCAGCGACACTACATTAAGCAGCGCGACACACACAGTCCTGCAACAGCGTTGGTCCTGTTGGATACTTCACCTTCGATGCACTTGCAATCCCCAGATGCCGAATTCAGTAAATTGCGAGCAGCACAGTTGCTGGCTTTTGGCCTGTTGTTGACACTCCAGCGCCAGGGTGACCGCTTCAGCTTTCAACTTCTTGATGGTGCTCTAGTCCCTCCTCCTCGTTCCACACGAAGAGCTTTTCTCCATGCGCTCGAACGGCTGGAAAATCCTAGCCCCAATGAGGTTCCCCAACTACCTACCTTACAGCCTCTTTCTTTCGATCATGTCTTCATGATTTCTGATTTGTTGAG from SAR324 cluster bacterium harbors:
- a CDS encoding DUF58 domain-containing protein, which encodes MLLVVDRGNCQRSRLFCLGLHKELLMDPNLLAQLKQLELRLKPSRALSMLGRHELRHRGRSLEFAGYREYRPGDDLRELDWKLLGRTQRHYIKQRDTHSPATALVLLDTSPSMHLQSPDAEFSKLRAAQLLAFGLLLTLQRQGDRFSFQLLDGALVPPPRSTRRAFLHALERLENPSPNEVPQLPTLQPLSFDHVFMISDLLRPPAQWESWLNTLRVVGREFQCLRILDPLELGEGENPDYLQHLESPERKRQMQSADWSRYLENFESHRKHIHQFCRQQNLPLHECVTHKSVLNEIQKILLRL